The Akkermansia sp. N21116 genome includes a region encoding these proteins:
- the secA gene encoding preprotein translocase subunit SecA, whose product MIKWILTKIVGSKNQREIKKLRPIVDRIVNIEREWQGQHIDQQFLIDKTREWQSYLHRFLPMAIPPLRLVESADKEQLTDIAKMLNDRFDLLKPDFPNLPRVESTPDSIEAAKKVWRELTPEFAKLREKYLNKILPEAFAVAKAGARQLCGLTKSVCGQEQTWDMVHFNVQLLGGISLHRGYISEMATGEGKTLVATLPVYLNALTGMGVHVVTVNDYLARRDSEWMGTLFEYLGLTVGCIQSMMPSHLRREQYNCDITYGTNAEFGFDYLRDNGMASSAEEQVQRGHYFAIIDEVDSILIDEARTPLIISGPSVITREQQYDALCPAVSKVVKAQTELCNELMAQAMELAKNGQNEEAGRCLLKVKLGQPRNRAFMRAMEEPEYRRMMEKYELFLYQDTRKKELYRLKEELFFSVEEKTHDADLMEKGRKLISPDDPQAFILPDIGTAIAEMDEDPRLTEQDKARKKRELYQRLDETGQRLHTTSQLLKAYCIYEKDVEYVVKEGKVIIVDQNTGREMPGRRWSDGLHQAVEAKEGLEIERENQTYATITIQNYFRLYKKLAGMTGTAETEAAEFHDIYKLDVLPIPTNKPCVRKDSNDLIFKTRREKFNAVVAKIQELHGKGQPILIGTASVDASETLSRMLKRVKIPHEVLNAKNHQREAEIISQAGKKGAVTVSTNMAGRGTDIKLGEGVNELGGLFVLGTERHESRRIDRQLRGRCARQGDPGASQFFISFEDDLMRNFGAAERMTKMMERFGVQDGEALEHGWLNKTVENAQKRVEQRNYMWRKHVLDYDDVMNKQREVVYGFRNDVLITEDPRAIIYDVLEEAVMDKVQFYMVVDRDEQPNPDELLSWVNSTFPLALTDEQAGFTTKTPEECAKFIIEKVKVVYEQKLEHERAEYLDHMERQTVLTSIDKLWQEHLYNMDSLREGVRLRAQGQKDPLIEYKKEAYDMFVTLMDNINQTVLKNMFSSTTNLDAFEEFLASLPQSTSESEDDGEPNLTFDGMPANLLEALREQVSSAKAMRNATPERTPAPPRREAPASHPMPVMPDGMPISISASSSEMDPVLVRQDTKVELITRKPTVNICRKGDTQPQTAGDTPAPAAAAGNVEPSLTVGSMDSGSVLGTYENSGETLTR is encoded by the coding sequence ATGATTAAGTGGATTCTCACCAAAATAGTCGGTTCTAAAAACCAGCGCGAAATCAAGAAACTGCGCCCCATCGTGGACCGTATCGTCAATATCGAACGCGAGTGGCAAGGCCAGCATATCGACCAACAATTTCTAATCGACAAGACGCGGGAATGGCAGTCCTACCTGCACAGGTTCCTGCCGATGGCCATCCCTCCCCTGCGCTTGGTGGAATCCGCCGATAAAGAGCAACTGACAGACATCGCCAAGATGCTCAATGACCGGTTCGACCTCCTCAAACCGGATTTTCCCAACCTTCCCCGGGTGGAATCCACCCCTGATTCGATCGAAGCCGCCAAGAAGGTATGGAGGGAACTGACGCCCGAATTCGCCAAATTGCGCGAAAAATACCTCAACAAAATCCTTCCAGAAGCATTCGCCGTCGCCAAGGCCGGAGCCCGTCAATTGTGCGGACTCACCAAATCGGTCTGCGGCCAGGAACAGACTTGGGACATGGTCCACTTCAACGTCCAGTTGCTCGGCGGCATCTCCCTGCACCGCGGGTATATTTCTGAAATGGCCACCGGTGAAGGCAAGACGCTTGTCGCCACCCTGCCCGTCTACCTGAATGCCCTGACCGGTATGGGCGTTCACGTCGTCACGGTCAACGATTACCTCGCCCGCCGTGACTCCGAATGGATGGGCACTTTGTTCGAGTACCTCGGCCTGACGGTCGGCTGTATCCAGAGCATGATGCCTTCCCACCTGCGACGCGAACAATACAACTGTGACATCACATACGGTACAAACGCCGAATTCGGGTTCGACTACCTGCGCGACAACGGCATGGCTTCCTCCGCAGAAGAACAGGTGCAGCGCGGCCACTACTTCGCCATTATCGACGAAGTGGACTCCATCCTCATTGACGAAGCCCGGACGCCGCTTATCATCTCCGGTCCCTCCGTCATTACACGCGAACAGCAGTACGATGCCCTCTGCCCCGCAGTCTCCAAAGTTGTCAAGGCACAGACGGAACTTTGCAACGAATTGATGGCCCAGGCCATGGAACTGGCCAAAAACGGACAGAACGAGGAAGCCGGACGCTGCCTGCTTAAAGTCAAGCTCGGCCAGCCTCGCAACCGTGCTTTCATGCGCGCCATGGAAGAACCGGAATACCGCCGCATGATGGAGAAGTACGAGCTCTTCCTCTACCAGGATACCCGCAAGAAAGAGCTTTATCGCCTCAAGGAAGAACTCTTCTTTTCCGTCGAAGAAAAAACCCACGACGCCGATCTGATGGAAAAGGGGCGCAAGCTCATTTCACCGGACGATCCCCAGGCTTTCATCCTGCCCGACATCGGTACCGCCATCGCGGAAATGGATGAAGATCCCCGCCTCACGGAACAGGACAAGGCCCGCAAGAAGCGCGAACTTTACCAACGCCTCGACGAAACCGGACAGCGCCTTCACACCACTTCCCAGCTCCTCAAAGCCTACTGCATTTACGAAAAAGACGTCGAATACGTCGTCAAAGAAGGCAAGGTCATCATTGTTGACCAGAACACGGGCCGCGAAATGCCCGGGCGCCGTTGGTCCGACGGTCTCCACCAAGCCGTCGAAGCCAAGGAAGGGTTGGAAATCGAACGCGAAAACCAGACCTACGCCACCATCACCATTCAAAACTACTTCCGCCTTTACAAAAAGCTCGCCGGCATGACGGGCACAGCAGAAACGGAAGCTGCGGAATTCCACGACATCTACAAGCTGGACGTCCTTCCCATCCCGACGAACAAACCCTGCGTGCGCAAGGACTCCAACGACCTCATCTTCAAGACGCGCCGTGAGAAATTCAATGCCGTCGTCGCCAAGATTCAGGAACTCCACGGCAAGGGACAGCCCATCCTCATCGGTACGGCCAGCGTAGACGCTTCCGAAACGCTTTCCCGCATGCTCAAACGCGTGAAGATCCCGCATGAAGTGCTCAATGCCAAAAACCACCAGAGGGAAGCCGAAATCATCTCTCAGGCAGGCAAAAAGGGAGCAGTCACCGTCTCCACCAACATGGCCGGCCGCGGTACCGACATCAAGCTGGGCGAAGGAGTAAACGAATTGGGCGGTCTTTTCGTACTCGGTACGGAACGCCACGAATCCCGCCGTATTGATCGCCAGTTGCGCGGACGTTGCGCCCGCCAGGGCGACCCCGGTGCCTCCCAGTTCTTCATCTCGTTTGAGGACGACCTGATGCGCAACTTCGGTGCGGCCGAACGCATGACCAAGATGATGGAACGCTTCGGCGTCCAGGACGGAGAAGCCCTTGAACACGGATGGCTCAACAAAACCGTCGAAAACGCCCAGAAGCGAGTCGAACAGCGCAACTACATGTGGCGCAAACACGTCCTCGACTACGACGACGTCATGAACAAGCAGAGAGAAGTCGTCTATGGCTTCCGCAACGATGTCCTCATCACTGAAGATCCGCGGGCTATCATCTACGACGTCCTCGAAGAGGCTGTCATGGACAAGGTTCAGTTCTACATGGTCGTGGACAGAGACGAACAGCCCAACCCCGACGAACTCCTCTCCTGGGTCAACTCCACCTTCCCGCTGGCGCTCACCGACGAGCAAGCCGGCTTCACGACAAAGACCCCTGAAGAATGCGCGAAGTTCATCATTGAAAAAGTCAAAGTCGTTTATGAACAGAAACTGGAACATGAACGGGCCGAATACCTCGACCACATGGAACGCCAAACGGTTCTAACGTCCATCGACAAACTTTGGCAGGAACACCTCTACAACATGGACTCCCTGCGCGAAGGCGTGCGTCTCCGGGCCCAGGGCCAGAAAGATCCGCTCATCGAATATAAAAAGGAAGCCTACGACATGTTCGTAACGCTGATGGACAACATCAACCAGACCGTCCTGAAAAACATGTTCAGCAGCACGACCAACCTTGATGCCTTCGAAGAGTTCCTTGCCAGCCTTCCCCAGTCCACGTCCGAAAGCGAAGACGACGGGGAGCCGAACCTCACATTCGACGGCATGCCGGCCAACCTTCTGGAAGCCCTGCGCGAACAGGTCTCCTCTGCCAAAGCCATGCGCAATGCCACGCCGGAACGCACTCCCGCTCCCCCCAGGCGCGAAGCCCCGGCCAGCCACCCTATGCCCGTGATGCCTGACGGTATGCCCATCTCCATTTCCGCTTCGTCGTCCGAAATGGATCCCGTACTTGTGCGCCAGGATACGAAGGTTGAACTGATTACCCGTAAACCCACGGTCAATATCTGCCGCAAGGGCGACACCCAGCCCCAGACCGCCGGCGATACGCCCGCTCCGGCAGCAGCAGCCGGCAACGTGGAACCGTCCCTGACCGTCGGTTCCATGGATTCCGGAAGCGTCCTCGGCACATACGAGAACTCCGGCGAAACTCTGACTCGTTAA
- a CDS encoding NUDIX domain-containing protein: MEEKQYRPNTAAIIVNPQGLLLICERTKEDGAWQFPQGGIDEGENALEAVSREIWEEVGFLPEHYRIESGRTGYRYDYPDAVLDKIKAKRGKPYVGQEQTYFLCRLMEDAPEPSLDQREFKAYRWIKPEEFDFSWLPPFKRDVYREVMDNFFFHPEEADPV; this comes from the coding sequence ATGGAAGAAAAACAGTACCGCCCGAACACTGCCGCCATTATCGTCAACCCGCAAGGACTCCTCCTGATTTGCGAACGGACAAAAGAAGACGGCGCATGGCAATTCCCCCAAGGAGGCATTGACGAAGGAGAAAATGCACTGGAAGCAGTCAGCCGTGAAATATGGGAAGAAGTCGGATTCCTGCCCGAACACTATAGAATCGAGTCCGGACGGACAGGCTACCGGTACGACTATCCCGACGCGGTCCTCGACAAAATCAAGGCTAAACGCGGCAAGCCCTATGTCGGACAGGAACAAACCTACTTCCTCTGCCGCCTCATGGAAGACGCCCCGGAACCCAGTCTCGACCAGCGAGAATTCAAGGCTTACCGCTGGATCAAACCGGAAGAATTCGACTTTTCCTGGTTGCCGCCGTTCAAACGGGACGTATACCGGGAAGTCATGGATAATTTCTTTTTCCATCCGGAAGAAGCGGATCCCGTCTGA
- a CDS encoding superoxide dismutase has translation MNNPLQSPSHIGYADGKYVLPPLPYAYDALEPLMDEATVRLHHDKHHAAYVAGANAAAAKLKEIADGTADAALTTPTVRNLSFHTSGHALHTIFWTNMTPTPKAAPAGPLAAAIEAKFGSLSAMLTVFKAAAAGVEGSGWAILGIDPVSRELVVCGAEKHQNLEIPGLVPLLACDVWEHAYYLLHQNNRAAYIENFVKLINWDDVEARYEAATA, from the coding sequence ATGAATAATCCGCTTCAGTCCCCCTCGCATATCGGTTATGCCGATGGCAAGTATGTTCTGCCTCCTCTTCCGTATGCCTATGATGCGCTGGAACCTCTGATGGACGAAGCCACCGTACGGCTCCACCACGACAAGCACCATGCAGCCTACGTCGCCGGTGCCAATGCCGCTGCCGCCAAACTCAAGGAAATTGCCGATGGGACGGCGGATGCCGCGTTGACAACCCCCACGGTGCGTAACTTGTCCTTCCATACCTCGGGACATGCCTTGCATACGATCTTCTGGACGAACATGACGCCCACCCCGAAAGCGGCGCCCGCTGGTCCTCTGGCTGCTGCCATCGAAGCGAAGTTCGGCTCCCTGTCTGCCATGCTGACGGTGTTCAAAGCCGCTGCCGCCGGTGTGGAAGGTTCCGGCTGGGCTATTCTTGGCATTGATCCTGTTTCACGGGAACTCGTCGTCTGCGGTGCGGAAAAACACCAGAATCTGGAAATCCCCGGACTGGTGCCTCTGCTGGCATGCGACGTCTGGGAACACGCCTATTATCTGTTGCATCAGAACAACAGAGCAGCTTATATCGAAAACTTCGTCAAGCTCATCAACTGGGACGACGTCGAGGCCCGCTACGAGGCGGCAACCGCCTGA